From Terriglobales bacterium:
CCATCGGCTCCGGGTACCTGGAAGGCGCGCACCACTGGCTGGTGGGCGAGCAGGGGGAGAACGCCGGCAAGCGCTTTGAAGTCACAGCCACCGCCGTCACGGCCGGGCGGCATCCCACGCAGAACCAGATCGTGCTCAACGACCCTGAGGTCTCACGCATCCACGCGCGCTTCTCGCTCGAGGGCGGCCGCGTCATGGTCGAAGACAGCTCGGCCAACGGGACGTACGTCAACGACAGCCGCATCGAGCGCGCCACGCTGCACGACGGCGACCGCGTCCGTTTCGGACATTCGCCGAAGAATAGCTTGACCTACGAGTTCCAGAACGCGGTGGCGGCGCGCGCCGCGGCCGCGGCTTCCGCGGTCCACGAAGACCTGCCGAAGGGCGAATCGCGCCCGGTGACGCAGGTGGCCGCCGCGGTGAAGCCCTCGCGCTCGGCGGTCACGGTACGCCTCGCCGCCGAAGATGCCACTGCTGTCAGCCGCGGCTCGCTGCAGCTCGTGCTCGACCAGTACGCGGTCGAGAACATCCCGCTGACCGCGACCCGGCTGCGCATCGGCCGCGCACCCAAAGAAGAAGGCCGCATCCAAATCGTCCATCCCACCATCTCCGAGAACCACGCCGAGATCACCGCCACCCCCGCCGGCGCCACCGTGCGCGACCTGGCCTCCAGCAATGGCACATTCGTGAACGGCCAACGCGTCTCCGAGCGCCTGCTGCAGGATGGCGACCTCATCCAGTTCGGCGACTGCGACGCGAAGCTGCTGCTCTACCGCCATCCGCGCCGCCGCGTGCAGGTGCTGCGCGACCTCGAGCTCACCAAGCCGGTCGTGGTGCTCGGTCGCGACTCCGCCAGCGACATCCGGCTCGACCATCCCAGCGTCTCGCGCGCGCACGCCGAGATCCGCCGCACGGCTTCCGGCTACGAGGTCCTCGACAAGGATTCCGACAACGGCACGTTCGTCAACGGCATGCGCATCAAGCGCCAGGCGCTCAACCCGCGCGACAAGCTCGCGCTCGGCGCCGTCCAGCTGCTGTTCGACGGCTCACAGCTCGAGCAGCAGTCCGACGGGACGCGCGTCCGCCTGGTCGCGCAGCGCCTCAAGCGCACGGTCAAGGACCAGTACACGCAGCGGCCGGTCACGCTGGTGGACGACGTCTCGCTCGTCATCGAGCCGCGCGAGTTCGTCGGGCTGCTCGGGCCGGTCGGCTCCGGCAAGTCCACGCTCATGCACGCCCTCAACGGCTTCCAGCCGGCGGATTCCGGGCGCGTCCTGATGAACAGCGCGAGCCTCTATGACGAGTTCCGCTCGCTGCGTTCGCTCATCGGCTACGTCCCGCAGGACGACATCCTGCACAAGACGCTGACCGTGCGCGAGTGCCTGAACTACGCCGGCCGCCTGCGCCTGCCCGACGACTCTGACGCCGAGGAGATCCGCAAGCGCGTGGCGGAAGTCGTGGAGCTGCTCGACCTCGGCGACCGCCTCGACGTCGCCGTCGGCGAGCTCTCCGGCGGACAGCGCAAGCGCGTCAACGTCGCCATCGAGCTGCTCTCCAAGCCCAGCCTGCTGTTCCTCGACGAGCCCACCGCCGGCCAGGATCCGCGCACCGAGATGCGGATGATGCAGCTCTTCCGCCAGATCGCCAATCGCGGCTCCACCGTCGTGCTCACCACCCACCTGCTCAGCTCGTTCACCCTGCTCGACAAGATCGCGGTCCTGGCGAAAGGGAAGCTCGCCTACTACGGGCCCGGCCAGGAGATGCTGCACTACTTCCAGGCCACGCGTCCCCACGAGGTCTACGAGAAACTGCTGGAGCGCGACGCCGACGAGTGGGCGCGCCGTTACCGCCAGTCCGAGCTGGCGAAGGAATTCACGCAGGGCGGCGATGAGCCCGCTCCGCGGCGCGGCGCGGTCGCGCCCGCCAGGCCGGAGAAGCACTCGCGCCTCCGCCAGTTCGGCACGCTCGCGGCCCGCCAGTTCGCCAGCAAGCTCAAGGACTGGAAGAACGTGGCCGGCATGCTGGTGCCGCCGGTCGCCATCGCGGCCTTGACCGCGCTCATCGCCGCCGGGCCTAACGAGCCCAAGACGCTGCTCATGGTCGTCTTCGCGGGCCTGTGGTTCGGCTGCTCGTTTTCGGTGCGCGAGGTCGTCGACGAGATCTCCATCTACCGCCGCGAGCGCCAGCGCGGCCTCTCCATCCTCAGCTATCTCGGCTCCAAGCTCGCCTACCTCGGCGTGGTTGCGCTGGTGCAAAGCGCACTCTTCGTCACCGTGCTCACCGTGATGAACGCGCAGAGCAACCACTACCTGGGCGCGACCGTGATGATGTGGGTGATGACGATGCAGGGCGTGCTGCTCGGCCTGCTCATCTCCGCGCTCGCGCGCAACGCCGATTGGGCGCTCTACGTGTTCCCGCTGGCGCTCATCCCGCAGCTGCTGCTCGCCGGCTTGCTCATCCCGGTCGAGCAGCGCCACCCGTTCAATATCGTGAAGGCGGGCGAGTCGGCCGCCTGCACCGAAGCCGTCGCGCCCACCGGCTACTGCCGCGAAGACGCGCCCGCCTGGACGCTCTCGCCCAGCATGCCGGCCGCGCTGCGCTACGGCGCCGCGCCCCTGATGGCCGCGCGCTGGGGGCTCGAGGCGCTCAGCGACCTCTACGTCCACGACTACTCCACCGACCCGCATAACCTGCAGAGCTACGGCTACAGCTTCCAGGACCTCGGCGCCGTCCACGTGACCTTCCACGCCGACGACGAGGCGCGCATCCGCAAGGACATCGACGCGTTCCTCGCCGGCGACATCAACGCCTCGCAGCTCGGCGACCGCGGGCGCCATCCCGAGCTCGCGCCCTACGCCGCCGTCTTAAGCGGCTTTGCTTTTCTCATGCTTTTGTTCATCATGGTGGCGCTCAAGGGCCGGGACCACGATGGGAGTCGCCTGTGAAGGTAGAGCTCGAATCACTCGCCGACGGCAAGCGCTGGAGCTTTGACCAGCGCGAGGTCTCCATCGGCCGCGATGCCCAGTGCGACGTCCGGCCGGCCGGCGAGATGGTCTCGCGCCGCCACGCCATCGTCCTGCGCACGCCCGAGGGCGAGCTGTGGCTCGAGGACCAGAACAGCTTCAACGGCACGCTGCTGAACGGTCGTCGCATCATGCGCGAGAGACTGCATCCCGGCGACGTCTTCCGCCTGGGCGAGGACGGCCCCGAGTTCCGGCTCGGCGCGGGCGCGGCCACCATCGCCGGCACCATGGAGATGGGGAGCATCGGCGCTACCACCGTGCGGGCGACGCCCACGCAGATGGCTGGCGCGACCCGCACGCCCCCGCCGACGTCGGTCGGCGGCTTCGCCACCACCTCGCACACGCCGGCGCCGAGCCAGGACAAGATTCCCACCGCCATCCCGAAGACCGCCGGCGGCATGAAAGCGCCCACCGGCTACGCGGCCGCCAGCGCCATCGCACGTCCGTCGTACGACGAGATCTCACCTGAGGAAGAAGCCATGTTGGAACGCAATCTCGCAGTCACGCGCAACCTGCTCGTGTTGGTCATCCTGCTGTGCCTCGCGCTCGGCGCGGTGGTCGTCTACCAGGGGCAGGAGATCCGCAAGACACGCGACACGCTCAACGCCATGCAGAAGCAGGCGGAGGGCGCCGTCGGCCAGTTCATGCCCTCGCTCAACACGCGCCTCAACCGCTTCGATTCGCGCCTCGACCAGTTCCAGCAGAAGATGGACGCGATGGACGGCAACATCAAGAAGGCCGAGGACCGCTTCGTCCAGCGCATGGACGTGGAGATGCCCAGGATCATGGACCGCTACCTGCAGATGAAGGCCAACGAGCTGCAGCGCGGCGCCAAAGCTGAAGTCAAGGTGCGGTGAGGCAGAAAGGGCACGGCTTCAGCCGTGCCGTAGGGGAGCGCGAGTCGAAGGATCAAGCCTCGGCGCGCCGCAATCGCGGCTTACTTGGCCAGGATGCTCTCGATGTAATCCAGCGCCCGCGGGTCCTCCGACTGCCCCAGCCAGAAGATGGCTTCCTTCCGCACCACCGGGTTCTTGTTCGTCTTCGCCACCTGGATGAGCAGCGGCACCCCCTCGTTGTGGTCCATCTGCGTGAGCGCGAACACCGCCTTCTTCTTGATGTCGGTGTCGGGGTCGTTCTCGATCACGTCGGCGATCACGCCCCCGACCTTGCGGCCCGCCTTCTGCGCCAGCCAGAACAGCGCCTGCCCGCGGACGTCGGGATCCCTGTCCTCGTGCGCCAACCGGATCATCTCCTGCTGCGCGTCAGGTTCGTCGCTCTCGCTCAGCGCGAGGATCGCTTCCTGGCGGAACTTTGAGTCGCTGTCGTTCCGGATGGCGTCGCGCACCGCCTCGTAACCCCTCCGGCCGTGCTCGCTTCCCAGCCAGAAAGCCGCTTGGTTCCGGATGTCTTTGGGCTGCGGCGGCTTCAACAAGCGGAGCAACACGGCCTCTGCCGCGGGATCCTGGTGCAGCGCCAGCGCCGTGAGAGCGTTGTTGCGCTGCTTCTTCGATTCATTGGTCAGGAAGCCCGAGAGCCACGCCACGCTCTCTGCCGGCTTCACCTGGTTCAGCCAGTACAGCGTGAGCCCGCCCAGGTCGAGACCACAGTCCACGCTCGCGGGCCGGATGCGCAGCACCTCTCCCGACCCGACGCGCACCAGGACGAAGAACCGGTCCGTCTGCGGCTCGGGGCAGTCGTTCACTCTTCCCATGGTGTTGCTGTTGTCGCCGCTCTCCAGCCGGCATCCTCCGCAGCACTGCGGGTTTCCACGGAAGGCGCTGCGCGCGTTGAAGCAGCACATTTGCTGCACGCCCGCCACCTTGGCCGCCGCGTACCCGATCCACGCCGCCCGGCCCCCCGCCCCCAGGCGCTCGATGGTCTGGGCTAGGGTGCCGCTCATCGCCTGCTCGGAGATCTTGCCGTTGACGATCTGCGGGCGTGGATCCTCGAGTCTTACCGCCTGCGCCGTTGCGACCGCGGCGCCCAGTAACATCACACACAGTACGAGTCGCTTCATGGCTGGCCTCACTTGTTCAGGATCTCCATCATGTAATCGCGCGCCTCGCGACAATCCATGAGCGAGAGCTGCTGGATGAGCGCCCGCTTCATGTCGGAGTTGGTCTCCTTCTTCACGAGCGTCACCATCTCGCTGCACGCGCCGCTGATGAACATGCCGTTGATAGCCGCTTTGCGGATCTCCGGGTTGGTGTCGGCGTTGTAGACCTCGAACAGGTAGCGGCCTCCCCCTCCGATGCCCAGCCCGTTGAGCGCGGCCTTGCGCACCTCCATCTGCTCCGCGCCGTTCCTGGCGACCTGTGCCAGGAAGGCAATGTCGCCGCCGATGCCGCAGGCGTTCATGATGGCCTTCTTTTCGTCGATCGACCGCGCCGACTGGTAGAGCTGGTGCAGTTGCTTGTGCGCGCCCATGGCGCCCAGTTGGTGGATCGCGGCGCGCCGCATGTCCGGATCGGGATCGCCCGTCGCCACCGCCAGCGTCTCGTCCTCGGCGCCGCCCGTCAGGAAGGCCTGCAGCACCGTGCGCTTGACCGCCGTGTCGTTGGTGGACTTGTAGATCTCGACCAGCGCCTGCTTGTTCTGTTGGTTGCCGTTGAGGCCGAGATTGCGGATCGCCTTGATCTGCAGCTCGGGGTGCGCGTTGCCGCGCGCGATGTTCATCAGCGCCGCCGTCGCCCGCGGAGAGTCGCTCTGCGAGAGCACGAACAGCGCCTGGTTCTTCGCCTTCGGGCACGTGTTCGAGTTCAGAAGCTTCTCGACCATCGGCACGGCGCGCTCTTCGTCGCTGTTCATCAGCGAGTTGATGGCCATCACCTTCAGCTCGCAGTCTTCGATCGTCTCGGGTTTCGGCACGACGCCCTGCCGCGTGTTGATCTCCTGCTCCAGCGCGCTCGCGTCCTTCACCCACTTGCTCTGCGGATTGCCGCGCTTCAGCGTGGCGAGCGTCGCCAGCGCCTCCTGCCGCCGCCCGAGCTTGCTCAGCGCGTACGCCTTCCAGTACATCGCCGCGTCCATGCGGCGGCTCTTCATCTCGATCAGCTGGTCGAACTTCCCGAGGGCCTTTTGCCACTCGCCTTCGTCCAGGTACTCGGTGCCGTCGTTGTAGAGCTCGTCTTCGCGCTCGGCGCGCTCGGCCGCGCGCTCCTTGTCGCGCTCCGCGCGCTCTTTCTCGCGCTCGCTCGCCGTCTGCGGTGCGAACGCGTTCCCCGTGACGTCGTCCAACGACTGCCCGCGCGCGCTCACCAGCGCCGCCAACATCAGCGCCATCAGCACTGCCTTGCTTCTCATATCTGTTTCCTCGGTTCTGCCTGCTTGGATTCGTTCTTCATCCCTTGATCTCTGTGGGGCAACTGCTCGCGCCGCACCTTCGACTCCACCACCCGGACCTTGAAGATCAGGCCGCGCGCCTCGATGCGCTGCTGCATGCGCTTCAGCTCCGGCCCCTCGAGCTGCGACGGGCTGTGCGCGATGTCGAGCAACGTCCGCTCCAACTCGTCCAGCAGCTTGGCCGTGGAAGCATCGCCCACCGCCTGCGCCGTCTGGCGATAGAGCCGGCTGGAATCGACCAGCTGCTCGGCGCGCCGCTGCTCCGCGCTGATGTCTACCGGCCCGCCCTGCGTCGGCGCGTTCGCCAGCTCGATCAGGACCATCTGCGATTTCTCCAGGTGGTCGCTCAACGCGACCAGCAAGACGCGCTCGCGGACCTCGACCGGCGCGGGCTTTGGCGCTGCGGCTGTTTCCGTCGGCCCCTTCGGTTGTACGAAGCGTCCCAGCAGGAATGCCGCCACCAGGAGCGCGGCCAGCGCGCCACCCAGCGCCCAGCGCTGCGCGGGGAAGACCCCGAACCAGCGCCGCGGCTCGGGCTGCTCCTGCGCGATGTGCGCGCGGATGCGATCCCACACTTCGCTGCCGTAAGCCTCGTCGCGCGCCGGCGCCTCCGGCGCCGTCACGGCGTGCAGGAACGAGCGCAGGCCGGCGAGCCGGCCGGCGCACTCCGCGCAGCTCGCCAGGTGCTGCTCCGCCGCCGCGCGCTCGCGCGCGCCGGCGTCGCCGTAGTGATGCGCAACCAGCTGTTCTTCCGTCAGGTGCATTTCTTTCTTCATCTCGCCAACACCAATGGGCCGAGCGCGCGGCGCAGCTTCTGCACCGCGCGGAAGATGCTGTTCTTGGTCGCGTTCGCCTTCAGACCCAGGACCTTGCCGATCTCCTCGATGGACTGTCCTTCAAAGTGGCGCAGCACGAACGCCGTCCGCTCCACCGGCGAAAGCTCATTCATCGCCTCCGCCAGCTTGGCGCGCAGCTCGCCCGAGAGCGCCACGCGCTCCGGGCTCGGGTCCGCGGCCGGCAGCGGTATCAGGTCGCCTTCCTCGTCCTGGATGGGCGTCTCGGCGAAGTGCTTCTTGCGGCGGCCGAGCAGGTCGTACGAGCAGTTCGCCGCGATGCGGTACAGCCACGTCCCCACCTCCGCGCGCGACTCGAAGTCGGCCAGCTTCCGGTAGGCGCGCAGGAACGTCTCCTGCACCACCTCTTCCGCGTCTTGTTCGTTCTGCGTCATGCGATAGGCCAGCTTGAAGATGGAGCGGCTGTGTTTCTCGACCAGCAGCCGGAACGCCTCGCGGTCGCCCGCGCGCACCGCGGCTACCGCTCCTCGGTCGCTCATCTCCATGCGCCCATTAGACCTGAAGGGCAGCCCCCGGTTAGGGGGAACGGCAAGAAAATGGGTGCCACGGCCCGCGGCCTTTGACGCTGCACCTTGGGGGCGCAACCAGCCGCTGCCCGCGTGCGTCCTACAGACTTCGATGGGAGCGCGCCTCACTCGTGGCCTACGGCAGATGGAGCGCCAGCAAGCGCGCACGGCGGCGCGCTCGCAGGCCGCCATGCCGCGCGCGGCTGGCAAGCTGCGGCCCATGCCCGGCCGCCCTCCCAAGCCGCTTGTCGTGAGCGAGATCGCGCCCGCGCCGCTGCGGCGCGCGCCGCAGCCCCGCGGACGCCCCGCGCCCGTCGTCCCATTCCCCGGCCGGAACCAGCTGCTGCCCGCGCCCGTCTCGGCTCGCCGCCGTTTCCAGGCGGAGCGTGACGACCTGGAGCTCGCCGAGATGGCGCGCCGCCACCTCGCCTACGAGATCAAGATGGTGCGCGAGACGGCGAACGCGCTGCGCGGCAAGGGCATCGGGCCGCGCAGCTTCCGCAACGCCATGCTCGAAACCTTCCTCATCCACTACCGCAACCTGCTCGATTTCTTTTACGCCGACAAGAAGCGCTCGCTGGCGCACGACGTGCGCGCCGCCGACTACGTGATCGACGCCAAGCGCTGGCGCGAGCGCCGCCCGCGCATGGACAAGGAAGCCACCTCGAACCGCGAGCGCGTCAACGCGTTGCTCGCCCACCTCACCTATCGCCGCCTGCGCTACGACGAGCGCAACTGGAGCGACCGCCGCATGCTCCGCCAGATCGAGGAGCTGCTGGCCGCCTTCGCCGAGCAGTTGCCGCCGCGCCGCCGCCGCTGGTTCCAGCGCGCGCTGGAGGGGAGCGCCGACCTCTCGCCGGCAGGGCCGGCCGCGTCCCGCCGCCGCTGAGTCTTTCCGCCTGCCTCGGCATCCAATATACTCAGTCGTTGCTCTCATACTTGCGCAGGAAGCTGGAGGAAGAATGGCCGCCGAAGGGATCTTTGAAGTCACCGACCAGACGTTCGAGCAGGACGTCCTCAAATCCGACAAGCCCGTGATGATTGATTTCTGGGCCGCCTGGTGCGGCCCCTGCAAGGCCCTCGCCCCCATCGTCGACGAGGTCGCCGCGCAGTTCCAGGGCAAGGTCAAGGTCGGCAAGATGGACGTGGACCGCAACCCCGCCACGCCCATGCGCTACCAGGTCCGCGGCATCCCCACCCTCATCATCTATAAGGACGGCCAGCCGAAAGAATCCATCGTCGGCTACGTCGCCAAAGAGAAGATCCAGCAGGCCCTGGAGAAGTACGTGTAAGTCTTCGAACGTCAGACGTCAGTCTTCAGCAAAAAGCCCGGCATGTGTGCCGGGCTTTTGACTTTCCTGGAGTCCGAAGACTGACGTCGGACGACTAGTACTTCCTGAGCACCCCGATCACTCTCCCCTGGATGGCGACGTTCTGTGCCGGCACGATGATGGGCGGCATCGCCGCGTTCGAGGGTTGCAGCCGCACCTGCGCGTCTTCCTTGTACATGCGCTTCAGCGTGGTCTCCATGCCGTCGACCAGCGCGACGACCATCTCGCCGTTGCGCGCGGTCTGCGTCTTCTCCACCAGCACGTAATCGCCGCTCATGATGTGCTCGTCGATCATCGATTCGCCCGAGACCTCGAGCACGTACACGTCTTTCGAGCGCGTGATGTCGGTCAGCGAGATCGTCTCCGGATTCTCCAGTGTCTCCACCGGACGCCCCGCGGCGATGCGCCCCAGCAGCGGCAGCGAAGTGGAGGCCGGCGCCGCCGCGGCCGCCGCCGCGGCCAGCGACTTCTTCAGCGCGCCCTTCGGCGGCAGCACGTCGATCGAGCGGCTGCGGTTGTAATCCCGCTTCAGCAGCCCCTTCTTCTCGAGGTTGGAGATGTGCTTGTGGACGGTCGCCAGCGAGCTCAGCTTCATGCCCTGCCCGATCTCTTCGAACGAGGGCGAGTAGCCGTTCCGCGTCAGGAACTCCGCGATGAAGTCGTAGACCTGCTTCTGCCGCTTGGTGAGTGCCATAGCGAAAGTGTTGGCGAAGACAGGGCGAATGTCAAGCGAAAACTCGCGGACGCCCCGCGGCCGCTACCTTGGCGGGTTCGAACCGCGCCGCCCGCGCGTCACGAAATACGCCACCGTCAGCGCCCCTAGGATGGGCGGGCCGCCCAGCAGCGTCACCCGCAGCTGCGTCGGCCACGTCGCCAGCACCGCCAGCGACATCACGATGAACGCGACCACGGAGCTGGCCGCGCCGCCCGGCAGCCGCAGCGGCAGCGCCTTGATCTGTTCCGCCGACATCCGCCGCCGGAACTGCACGTGCGCCGCCAGCCCCACCAGCCACGCCGCCACGCCGCCGCCCAGCGCTCCGCCGAACATGTAGAGGAACGCGCTCTCCGGGTACCGCACCGCCACCCACGCCGCCGCGACGATCCCCAGGCTCGAGGCCATCAGCGCCCGCAGCGGCGAGCCGTGCCGCGTCAGCTTTCCCAGCCCGCTGGGCGCATAGCCGGTGCGCGCCAGCGAGAACACCATGCGCGCCGCCGAGTAGAGGGAAGCGTTCGCGCCCGAGAGCGCCGCGGTCAGCACGACCACGTTCATCACCGTCGCCGCGCCGCCCAGCCCCGCGAGCCGGAAGACGCTGACGAACGGGCTCTCGGCCACTCCCGCCTCGCGCCACGCCAGCACGCCTACCAGCACCGCGACCGCGCCCACGTAGATGAACGTCAGCACGCCGTACATCACCCAGGTCGCGCGCGCCACGTCCTTGCCCGACTTCGCCTCGCCCGACGCGATGGCCACCATCTCCACCCCGCCGAAGGTGAAGATGGCGAACGCGGTCGCCAGCAGCGGCGCGAGCCCGCCGTTGGGGAAGAACCCGCCGCTCGCGGTGTACTGCGGCGCCACGCGCCCGCCGGCGAGGAACAGCCCGCCCAGCACGATGAACGCCACGATCGTGACCACCTTCAGCATGGCGAACCAGTATTCGAACCAGCCGTAGTGCAGCACCGGCAGGACGTTGGCGCCCACCAGCAGCGCACCGAATCCGAGCACGAACGCCCACGCCGGCACGCCGGGGAACCAGTAG
This genomic window contains:
- a CDS encoding FHA domain-containing protein translates to MTCRSCGRVNYGTAAECALCGKPLLQDTSTPPIGSGYLEGAHHWLVGEQGENAGKRFEVTATAVTAGRHPTQNQIVLNDPEVSRIHARFSLEGGRVMVEDSSANGTYVNDSRIERATLHDGDRVRFGHSPKNSLTYEFQNAVAARAAAAASAVHEDLPKGESRPVTQVAAAVKPSRSAVTVRLAAEDATAVSRGSLQLVLDQYAVENIPLTATRLRIGRAPKEEGRIQIVHPTISENHAEITATPAGATVRDLASSNGTFVNGQRVSERLLQDGDLIQFGDCDAKLLLYRHPRRRVQVLRDLELTKPVVVLGRDSASDIRLDHPSVSRAHAEIRRTASGYEVLDKDSDNGTFVNGMRIKRQALNPRDKLALGAVQLLFDGSQLEQQSDGTRVRLVAQRLKRTVKDQYTQRPVTLVDDVSLVIEPREFVGLLGPVGSGKSTLMHALNGFQPADSGRVLMNSASLYDEFRSLRSLIGYVPQDDILHKTLTVRECLNYAGRLRLPDDSDAEEIRKRVAEVVELLDLGDRLDVAVGELSGGQRKRVNVAIELLSKPSLLFLDEPTAGQDPRTEMRMMQLFRQIANRGSTVVLTTHLLSSFTLLDKIAVLAKGKLAYYGPGQEMLHYFQATRPHEVYEKLLERDADEWARRYRQSELAKEFTQGGDEPAPRRGAVAPARPEKHSRLRQFGTLAARQFASKLKDWKNVAGMLVPPVAIAALTALIAAGPNEPKTLLMVVFAGLWFGCSFSVREVVDEISIYRRERQRGLSILSYLGSKLAYLGVVALVQSALFVTVLTVMNAQSNHYLGATVMMWVMTMQGVLLGLLISALARNADWALYVFPLALIPQLLLAGLLIPVEQRHPFNIVKAGESAACTEAVAPTGYCREDAPAWTLSPSMPAALRYGAAPLMAARWGLEALSDLYVHDYSTDPHNLQSYGYSFQDLGAVHVTFHADDEARIRKDIDAFLAGDINASQLGDRGRHPELAPYAAVLSGFAFLMLLFIMVALKGRDHDGSRL
- a CDS encoding FHA domain-containing protein — its product is MKVELESLADGKRWSFDQREVSIGRDAQCDVRPAGEMVSRRHAIVLRTPEGELWLEDQNSFNGTLLNGRRIMRERLHPGDVFRLGEDGPEFRLGAGAATIAGTMEMGSIGATTVRATPTQMAGATRTPPPTSVGGFATTSHTPAPSQDKIPTAIPKTAGGMKAPTGYAAASAIARPSYDEISPEEEAMLERNLAVTRNLLVLVILLCLALGAVVVYQGQEIRKTRDTLNAMQKQAEGAVGQFMPSLNTRLNRFDSRLDQFQQKMDAMDGNIKKAEDRFVQRMDVEMPRIMDRYLQMKANELQRGAKAEVKVR
- a CDS encoding HEAT repeat domain-containing protein, which produces MKRLVLCVMLLGAAVATAQAVRLEDPRPQIVNGKISEQAMSGTLAQTIERLGAGGRAAWIGYAAAKVAGVQQMCCFNARSAFRGNPQCCGGCRLESGDNSNTMGRVNDCPEPQTDRFFVLVRVGSGEVLRIRPASVDCGLDLGGLTLYWLNQVKPAESVAWLSGFLTNESKKQRNNALTALALHQDPAAEAVLLRLLKPPQPKDIRNQAAFWLGSEHGRRGYEAVRDAIRNDSDSKFRQEAILALSESDEPDAQQEMIRLAHEDRDPDVRGQALFWLAQKAGRKVGGVIADVIENDPDTDIKKKAVFALTQMDHNEGVPLLIQVAKTNKNPVVRKEAIFWLGQSEDPRALDYIESILAK
- a CDS encoding HEAT repeat domain-containing protein, encoding MRSKAVLMALMLAALVSARGQSLDDVTGNAFAPQTASEREKERAERDKERAAERAEREDELYNDGTEYLDEGEWQKALGKFDQLIEMKSRRMDAAMYWKAYALSKLGRRQEALATLATLKRGNPQSKWVKDASALEQEINTRQGVVPKPETIEDCELKVMAINSLMNSDEERAVPMVEKLLNSNTCPKAKNQALFVLSQSDSPRATAALMNIARGNAHPELQIKAIRNLGLNGNQQNKQALVEIYKSTNDTAVKRTVLQAFLTGGAEDETLAVATGDPDPDMRRAAIHQLGAMGAHKQLHQLYQSARSIDEKKAIMNACGIGGDIAFLAQVARNGAEQMEVRKAALNGLGIGGGGRYLFEVYNADTNPEIRKAAINGMFISGACSEMVTLVKKETNSDMKRALIQQLSLMDCREARDYMMEILNK
- a CDS encoding sigma-70 family RNA polymerase sigma factor; this encodes MSDRGAVAAVRAGDREAFRLLVEKHSRSIFKLAYRMTQNEQDAEEVVQETFLRAYRKLADFESRAEVGTWLYRIAANCSYDLLGRRKKHFAETPIQDEEGDLIPLPAADPSPERVALSGELRAKLAEAMNELSPVERTAFVLRHFEGQSIEEIGKVLGLKANATKNSIFRAVQKLRRALGPLVLAR
- the trxA gene encoding thioredoxin, which codes for MAAEGIFEVTDQTFEQDVLKSDKPVMIDFWAAWCGPCKALAPIVDEVAAQFQGKVKVGKMDVDRNPATPMRYQVRGIPTLIIYKDGQPKESIVGYVAKEKIQQALEKYV
- the lexA gene encoding transcriptional repressor LexA, which translates into the protein MALTKRQKQVYDFIAEFLTRNGYSPSFEEIGQGMKLSSLATVHKHISNLEKKGLLKRDYNRSRSIDVLPPKGALKKSLAAAAAAAAPASTSLPLLGRIAAGRPVETLENPETISLTDITRSKDVYVLEVSGESMIDEHIMSGDYVLVEKTQTARNGEMVVALVDGMETTLKRMYKEDAQVRLQPSNAAMPPIIVPAQNVAIQGRVIGVLRKY
- a CDS encoding amino acid permease, producing MNESGLRKELTAGQMAMVAIGGSIGTGLLLGSGAAVKLAGPAVILSYVIAALVMGVVALAIGEMACVHPAAGSFGVYAEEYLNPWAGFISRYGYWFAMVTSIGAEMVASATYARYWFPGVPAWAFVLGFGALLVGANVLPVLHYGWFEYWFAMLKVVTIVAFIVLGGLFLAGGRVAPQYTASGGFFPNGGLAPLLATAFAIFTFGGVEMVAIASGEAKSGKDVARATWVMYGVLTFIYVGAVAVLVGVLAWREAGVAESPFVSVFRLAGLGGAATVMNVVVLTAALSGANASLYSAARMVFSLARTGYAPSGLGKLTRHGSPLRALMASSLGIVAAAWVAVRYPESAFLYMFGGALGGGVAAWLVGLAAHVQFRRRMSAEQIKALPLRLPGGAASSVVAFIVMSLAVLATWPTQLRVTLLGGPPILGALTVAYFVTRGRRGSNPPR